The following nucleotide sequence is from Luteibaculum oceani.
GAACATCCTCGAGTTCATCGATATCACACAGGATATTCTGCGTAAAGGCAAGATCATCGACCAGCGCTTCCATTTCCCTACGCAGATATCCGTCGTCATCTAGGTTTCCGATTAGGTGTTCCCCAATTTTTCGTTGCTTTTCAGATAAAATTCTCAGATCCAGCTGAGCCTTTAAATTATCATGAAAAGTTGATCCCCCAGAAATTGGAATCCCTTTTTCCTCAACATCCTTTCCGTGATTAGAGGAGTATAGTTTATAATCGGGGATATCATCATCGTTGAGATAATCCTCAATATCTATTTCCTTTTCTGCCTCGGTGCGGGTATCTTCTTCCTCGTACTCGTTTTCGTATTCATTATCGGTCTCAAGCTCTTCCCTACCCTCTTCTAGTACTGGATTTTCCTCTAGTTCCTGCTTAATGCGCTTCTCGAGCTCAACAGTAGGCACCTGCAACAATTTCATTAACTGAATTTGCTGCGGAGATAGCTTTTGAAGTAGCTTTTGTTGAAGGGTTTGCTTGAGCATGCCGAAAATTTACGCTTTGCAAAATTTTGGTACAAGCAAAAAATTAAAATTCTGCATTTTTAGGAGTTCTCGGAAAAGGTATTACGTCTCTAATATTCCCCATTCCCGTTACAAACTGCACCAAACGCTCAAATCCTAAACCAAACCCAGAGTGCACACAGGTTCCAAATCTGCGGGTATCCAAATACCAGTACATTTCTTCAGCTGGAATATCGAATTCTTTCATTTTTTGCTCCAACACATCTAGCCTTTCCTCGCGCTGCGATCCTCCTACAATTTCTCCAATTCCAGAGAAAAGGATATCCATTGCTGCCACAGTTTGGCCATCTTCATTTAAGCGCATATAAAAAGCCTTGAAACTAGCGGGATAGTCGGTAATGATAACGGGCTTTCCAAAATGCTTCTCAACCAAATAACGCTCGTGTTCAGATTGCAAGTCGGTCCCCCATTCTACTGGGTATTTAAACTTCTTCTTTTTGTATGGCTTAGAGTTCTGAAGCACGTTGATAGCTTCTGTATAGGTAATGCGCTCAAAGCTATTGCTAACAATTTCTTGCAAACGTTCTATCAAACCCTTTTCCGACCTTTCATTTGCTGGCTTTTGTTTTTCAAGATCCACAAAGCGCTTATCCAAAAACTCAAGATCTTCTTGGCAATTATCCAAGCAGTATTGAACGCAATACTTGAGGAAGTCCTCAGCCAAATCCATGTTGTCTTTTAGATCGTTAAAGGCAACTTCAGGTTCTATCATCCAAAATTCTGCAAGGTGACGCGTAGTGTTTGAGTTTTCGGCTCTGAAAGTAGGTCCGAATGTGTACACTTTACCAAGCGCCAAAGCACCCAATTCGGCTTCAAGCTGTCCCGAAACGGTTAGGTTGGTTTCTTTTCCGAAAAAATCTTCAGCATAATTTACAGCACCCTCCTCGGTCTTAGGCGGATTGTCTGCGGGCAAAGTGGTTACCCTAAACATTTCACCTGCACCTTCAGCATCTGATCCAGTAATTATTGGAGTATGTAAATTGTAAAATCCTCTATCGTTAAAGAATTTATGAATAGCGAAGCTAAGGTTGTGACGGATTCTGAAAACGGCAGCCATGGTGTTGGTTCTAAAACGCAAATGGGCATGTTCGCGCAAGAATTCCATGCTGTGTTTTTTGGGCTGCATAGGGAAACTATCTGGATCGGCTTTACCCAATACTTTTAATTCCTCGGCGATTAGCTCCACTGCTTGTCCCGATCCTTGGGATGCCGCAAGTGCTCCGCTCACTTCGATACAAGCTCCAGTGGTAACGTCTTTTAAATCCTCTTCCGAGAAATGCTCCACAGCAGCAACTACTTGCAAATTTCCTAAACAAGATCCGTCGTTGAGTGCAATAAAACTCACGTTTTTGCTTCCCCTCTTGGTTCTAACCCATCCTTTAATAACGAGCTTCTCCCCTTCTTTTCCTTCGCTTAATATGGATTTAATGACTGTCGACATAGATCTGTTTTTTCTCCCAGCAAAAAAACGGCAAAAATGTAGGTGTTACAAGCATTTCTTATATCGAATAAAAAACTCTAGAAACTTTTAAGGTATTTTAAGTTTCCGACGACGTCTTTTTGTCTTTAATTTGTACCCAGATTATGGAGAAAGAGACGGCAAACATTTTAGACGGTGCACACGAGTTGTTTCTAAAACGCGGCTTTAAAAGCGTTACCATGGACGACATCGCAAGCCATCTTAAGGTATCTAAAAAGACCATTTACAAGTGGTTTTCAGACAAAGAAACCCTAATTACGAAAGTGGTACAAAGACATCTAGAACAAGTACAATCAATGGTTTGTGAAATATGCAGCGACCAAAAAAATGCAGTTGCCGAAATGCTTAGTATTGGAACATGTATTTCGAAAACTAAACAATCTGTTTCCCAGAACATTTTTTACGAATTAGAAAAATATTACCCAGACGCTTTTAAATTAATTGAAGATCATCGTGAGCATTTTGTAAAAAAACTCATTGTTAAAAACCTCAACCGCGGTATGGAAGAGGGAATATATCGAGATGATTTAGATGCAGACTTAATTGCATCATTGTACATTGCCTCAACAAACCATTTATTGGAGCACGGGTTGTTATTGGGTTCTCTTACCGACAACCCTTTAAAGCAACTCTTTAACTACCACCTACGTGGGTGTTGTACACAAAAAGGAATTGAAATTTTAAAACAGAATAAACCCAAACCACAACTATGAAACGCATATTAGCTCTTTGCCTCTTTATTGCAGGAGTGTCTGGAAATACTGGATACGCGCAAGGGCAGAGTTTTAGTTTGGCCGAGGCCCAAGATTATGCTTTGGTTCACAACTACTCCTTGTTAGAAAGCAAAGAGGAAGTTGAGAAAGCCCAGGCAAGGGTAAACGAGGTAATTGCCTCTGGTTTACCTCAAGTAAATGGCTCGGCTGGATATCAAAACTTTATCAAGCAACCTGTTCAGTTAATACCGGCAGAATTTTTCGGGGGCGAACCTGGAACTTTCCAACCGGTAATTTTTGGTACTAAGCAGAACATGAATTTGGATGTAACTGCAAACCAGTTACTATTTGATGGTAGTTATATTATAGGATTAAAGGCCGCACGCGAGGTGGTTGAACTAAGCAAATTACAGCGCAAATTATCCACCCAAGAAATTCGCAAAAAGGTGTACGATGCCTACGCAATGGCCGTAGCAGCTGAGGAAAACCTTAAGACATTAGAAGCGTCGGCGAAAAACCTGGAGGAACTGGCTAATCAAACCGAGGCTCTTAAATCTGAGGGTTTAACAGACGACATAACAGTTTCTCAACTTCAGATTAATCTTTCTAACCTACAATACGCGGTGGATAATGCCAAAACTCAAATTACAATGGCAAAAAATCTATTGAAGTTCACCCTTGGTTTCCCCATAGATAGAGAGGTGGTTTTAACCACGGGGATAGACGCTTTTACCGAGGTTGGAATCGATCAATTTGCTACAGACCAGTACAGTGCCTTGCGCACAACAGAGGCTAAGCTTGCAAGACAAAATTTGCTTCTAAAAGAGTACAGATACAAGGCAGATCGAGCCTCTTACCTTCCTACGCTTAGCGCTTATTTTAGTCACCAACAAAACGCTTTTGGACAGGAGTTTTCGGTTTTCACCAATAGCGACAACTACTTTACTACCAATTTGGTTGGAATAAATTTAAGTGTCCCAATTTTTTCCTCGCTGCGTAAGAAAAACGAAATCAAGCAAAGTAAAATTGAAGTGACCCTGGCCAAAATTAACGACCAGAAAGTGTCTGAAGCCATGCGATTAGAAAT
It contains:
- the asnS gene encoding asparagine--tRNA ligase translates to MSTVIKSILSEGKEGEKLVIKGWVRTKRGSKNVSFIALNDGSCLGNLQVVAAVEHFSEEDLKDVTTGACIEVSGALAASQGSGQAVELIAEELKVLGKADPDSFPMQPKKHSMEFLREHAHLRFRTNTMAAVFRIRHNLSFAIHKFFNDRGFYNLHTPIITGSDAEGAGEMFRVTTLPADNPPKTEEGAVNYAEDFFGKETNLTVSGQLEAELGALALGKVYTFGPTFRAENSNTTRHLAEFWMIEPEVAFNDLKDNMDLAEDFLKYCVQYCLDNCQEDLEFLDKRFVDLEKQKPANERSEKGLIERLQEIVSNSFERITYTEAINVLQNSKPYKKKKFKYPVEWGTDLQSEHERYLVEKHFGKPVIITDYPASFKAFYMRLNEDGQTVAAMDILFSGIGEIVGGSQREERLDVLEQKMKEFDIPAEEMYWYLDTRRFGTCVHSGFGLGFERLVQFVTGMGNIRDVIPFPRTPKNAEF
- a CDS encoding TetR/AcrR family transcriptional regulator encodes the protein MEKETANILDGAHELFLKRGFKSVTMDDIASHLKVSKKTIYKWFSDKETLITKVVQRHLEQVQSMVCEICSDQKNAVAEMLSIGTCISKTKQSVSQNIFYELEKYYPDAFKLIEDHREHFVKKLIVKNLNRGMEEGIYRDDLDADLIASLYIASTNHLLEHGLLLGSLTDNPLKQLFNYHLRGCCTQKGIEILKQNKPKPQL
- a CDS encoding TolC family protein, with translation MKRILALCLFIAGVSGNTGYAQGQSFSLAEAQDYALVHNYSLLESKEEVEKAQARVNEVIASGLPQVNGSAGYQNFIKQPVQLIPAEFFGGEPGTFQPVIFGTKQNMNLDVTANQLLFDGSYIIGLKAAREVVELSKLQRKLSTQEIRKKVYDAYAMAVAAEENLKTLEASAKNLEELANQTEALKSEGLTDDITVSQLQINLSNLQYAVDNAKTQITMAKNLLKFTLGFPIDREVVLTTGIDAFTEVGIDQFATDQYSALRTTEAKLARQNLLLKEYRYKADRASYLPTLSAYFSHQQNAFGQEFSVFTNSDNYFTTNLVGINLSVPIFSSLRKKNEIKQSKIEVTLAKINDQKVSEAMRLEISNAQATLKNQINNYKTQQANLDLSTKIREQTLIKFKEGLASSFDLNQSENQFLEAQAKYVNAVINLSQAKSNLDKLLNN